The genomic region ACGAGGTTGCCGAGGCGATGAACGCGAACTTCCCGAAGACCAACCCGGTCTCGATGATGGTCAACTCGGGCGCCCGCGGAAACATGATGCAGATGCGTCAGATCGCCGGTATGCGTGGTCTGGTGTCGAACGCCAAGAACGAGACGATCCCGCGTCCCATCAAGGCGTCCTTCCGTGAAGGCCTGTCCGTGCTGGAGTACTTCATCTCCACGCACGGTGCCCGTAAGGGTCTGGCGGACACCGCCCTGCGTACCGCCGACTCGGGTTACCTCACCCGTCGTCTGGTCGACGTCTCCCAGGACGTCATCATTCGCGAGGAGGACTGCGGTACCGACCGCGGCCTGCGTCTGGCGATCGCCGAGCGGGGCGCCGACGGCGTCCTGCGCAAGACGGAGAACGTCGAGACCAGCGTGTACGCACGTGCGCTGGCCGAGGACATCACCGTCGACGGCAAGGTGCTGGCCCCGGCCAACACCGACCTGGGCGACGTCCTCATCGACGAGCTCGTCAAGTACGGCATCGAGGAGGTCAAGACCCGTTCGGTCCTGACCTGCGAGTCCGCCGTCGGTACCTGCGCCATGTGCTACGGCCGCTCGCTGGCCACCGGCAAGCTGGTCGACATCGGTGAGGCGGTCGGCATCATCGCCGCCCAGTCCATCGGTGAGCCCGGCACGCAGCTGACGATGCGTACCTTCCACACCGGTGGTGTGGCCGGTGACGACATCACCCAGGGTCTGCCCCGTGTCGTCGAGCTCTTCGAGGCTCGTACGCCGAAGGGTGTCGCCCCGATCTCCGAGGCCTCCGGCCGCGTGCGGATCGAGGAGACCGAGAAGACCAAGAAGCTCGTCGTCACCCCCGACGACGGCAGCGACGAGACGGCGTTCCCGATCTCGAAGCGTGCCCGTCTGCTGGTGGGCGAGGGCGACCACGTCGAGGTGGGCCAGAAGCTCACCGTGGGTGCCACCAACCCGCACGACGTGCTGCGCATCCTGGGTCAGCGTGCCGTCCAGGTCCACCTGGTCGGCGAAGTCCAGCGGGTCTACAACTCGCAGGGCGTGTCGATCCACGACAAGCACATCGAGATCATCATCCGGCAGATGCTCCGCCGTGTGACGATCATCGAGTCCGGCGACGCCGAGCTGCTGCCCGGCGAGCTCGTCGAGCGCTCGAAGTTCGAGACCGAGAACCGTCGTGTGGTCCAGGAAGGCGGCCACCCGGCCTCCGGCCGTCCGCAGCTGATGGGTATCACCAAGGCCTCGCTGGCGACGGAGTCCTGGCTGTCGGCCGCCTCCTTCCAGGAGACGACCCGAGTCCTGACGGATGCGGCGATCAACGCCAAGTCCGACAGCCTCATCGGCCTCAAGGAGAACGTCATCATCGGTAAGCTCATCCCGGCCGGTACGGGCCTGTCCCGCTACCGCAACATCCGGGTCGAGCCGACCGAGGAGGCCAAGGCCGCGATGTACTCGGCCGTCGGCTACGACGACATCGACTACTCGCCGTTCGGCACGGGCTCCGGCCAGGCCGTTCCGCTGGAGGACTACGACTACGGTCCGTACAACCAGTAAGCGGGTCGCTTGAGTTGAAGGGCGGTCACCTTTCGGGGTGGCCGCCCTTCGGCTTTTCCCGTGACGGGAACCTATGCCGGAAATGCCGCGTTGGAGCATGATGGAAGGCCAGTCGCTGGGGGGAGGTGCTCCCGTGTCGTACCCGTCGTGGCAGCCCGGGGAGGGGCCGAAGGATCCACAGGTCCCGCAGGGGCCGGGCGGTCCGCCGTCCTGGCGCGGGCCGAGTGGTCCACCGCCGTTCTGGCCCCAGCAGAGCGTTCCGCCGCAGCCCGGGTACGTGGACAGCGGGCATTCCATGCTCGCCTCCCACGCCGATCGGGAGCGGGCCGTCGACGTGCTCAGAGCGGGCTTCGGCGAGGGACGCATGGAGCAGGCCGAGTTCGAGAAGCGGGTGGCACGGGCCTACGCGGCCCGTACGGTGGGCGAGCTGGCCCTTCTGGTGGCCGACCTCCCTCAGGGCCCCGTACCGCTGCCGGCGGCCGCAGCGGCCGTGCCACGGACCTTCCTGCCCATGCAGGTGCCGAAGACGAACGAGAAGGCGATCGGCGCGGCGATCTGCGGCGGGCTCTGCCTCGTGACCGTCGGGCTCACCGGCATTCCCGCCGTGATCCTGGGCCATTCCGCGCGCTCCGAGATCCGGCGCACGGGCGAG from Streptomyces sp. NBC_00878 harbors:
- a CDS encoding DUF1707 and DUF4190 domain-containing protein; the protein is MLASHADRERAVDVLRAGFGEGRMEQAEFEKRVARAYAARTVGELALLVADLPQGPVPLPAAAAAVPRTFLPMQVPKTNEKAIGAAICGGLCLVTVGLTGIPAVILGHSARSEIRRTGEGGDGLALTGLVLGWLSTAGWALLVTLLLIAAVTT